In Melitaea cinxia chromosome Z, ilMelCinx1.1, whole genome shotgun sequence, a single window of DNA contains:
- the LOC123668487 gene encoding uncharacterized protein LOC123668487 codes for MHLKQSNASRGHFNNMSHEFTTPQDEIGPMLPDDGMQTSTVIAGLMPDSFGEMFNFLDGDSFGIGPMHEFVYGWQAIVNTMSMKNNVEVRKRAGLQRFALAGINGITLISHIGVTEIMINGTRSYCFGGVSRPPGRRSVICKGAMYQEGRFSCKVPYLRYPTVLGYRYCIDWYAAVASLNHTYKTTYCARGESVPKFHYDYICERRDVKIKRVNLTDPNERFNIRNPVVRRVEYYRAPYDILKACPDWYGCNLHIAPENLHQQIPTGLLDANETAFVGHGGKYWLALYYTQLSTYAIYFQAHGEYPWQSSRPIVSIDKGGIWEQLLKANIGPDMNLHYNLNGIYNRYPGGVVMPDIMRNDGQVQPANFRTDVREGGAEEVLVGNHLAGDGADTGSHKFIHDSQIQAKFEHGKNL; via the exons ATGCATCTTAAACAGAGCAATGCATCACGTGGTCACTTCAACAATATGTCCCATGAGTTCACGACACCTCAAGACGAGATCGGGCCCATGTTGCCTGATGATGGCATGCAAACATCAACAGTTATAGCCGGCCTCATGCCGGACTCCTTCGGTGAAATGTTTAACTTCTTAGATGGGGACAGCTTCGGAATTG gtCCAATGCATGAGTTTGTATACGGCTGGCAAGCAATAGTGAACACTATGAGTATGAAGAACAACGTTGAAGTACGCAAACGCGCTGGGTTGCAGCGATTCGCCCTAGCAGGGATTAATGGCATCACTCTGATATCACATATTGGCGTTACGGAGATAATGATTAATGGAACACGTTCTTACTGCTTCGGTGGTGTTTCTAGACCGCCTGGCAGAAGAAGTGTTATATGCAAg GGTGCTATGTACCAAGAAGGACGCTTCTCATGTAAAGTACCTTATCTACGTTACCCAACCGTCCTGGGATACAGATATTGTATAGACTGGTACGCCGCTGTTGCTTCTCTTAATCATACATACAAAA CGACGTATTGTGCTCGAGGAGAATCTGTACCTAAATTCCATTACGACTATATTTGCGAGCGCCGTGACGTTAAAATAAAACGAGTTAATTTAACCGATCCAAACGAAAGGTTCAATATACGTAATCCTGTTGTTAGGAGAGTCGAATACTATCGCGCTCCGTACGATATATTAAAGGCATGTCCCGATTG GTATGGCTGCAACCTTCATATCGCCCCGGAAAATTTGCACCAGCAAATACCGACCGGTTTGTTGGACGCTAACGAAACTGCCTTCGTCGGACATGGGGGAAAATACTGGTTAGCTCTTTATTACACTCAG ctttctACTTACGCAATTTACTTCCAAGCCCACGGCGAATACCCATGGCAGTCCAGCAGACCTATTGTGTCTATTGACAAGg GCGGTATTTGGGAACAACTTCTCAAAGCGAATATAGGTCCGGATATGAACTTGCACTACAATTTGAATGGTATCTACAATAGATATCCAGGAGGTGTCGTAATGCCTGATATTATGAGGAATGATGGCCAG GTTCAACCAGCAAACTTTAGGACAGATGTTCGTGAGGGTGGCGCTGAAGAAGTCCTAGTTGGAAACCATCTTGCAGGTGATG gTGCTGATACGGGCAGTCACAAATTTATCCACGATTCGCAAATTCAAGCAAAATTTGAACATGGGAAAAATTTATAA